From Nguyenibacter vanlangensis, one genomic window encodes:
- a CDS encoding UvrD-helicase domain-containing protein encodes MAGTIQVVTAAAGAGKTTRIVGDIAVDVATRPPEEVVATTFTIRAADELVQRARTALFGQGRVDLAGRLLGARFGTVNAVCGQIVGEFALELGRSTATNVIADTQEPLIFAIAADGAIGTHAAILNELAEAFGHDDPQPPGRDPPDWRKTVRSILTLARANGLSADALAASAERSVASYLELFTPPAADAAPLDAALAAALAEAVAHAPATPSASAVKGGIDRVRAAHIRTSRGEALTWSVWAGLCKVSCAPTKDGRDYDRALQSVAAAAGRHGEHPRLRADGVRFIREIFSCAAQALQAYEAHKAERGLVDFTDQEALALQVLSDPELAGRLQERISRVFVDEFQDSSPLQLAVFTALAEIADASTWVGDPKQAIYAFRGADTELTQAAFAGAAAAAEGDVLSVSWRSRPDIVRLANTAFGPAFERMGLPPERHAFSRAARSDVGFDKEALAYWPLIGKVEEQAAGLARGVRRALDDARTWTVEEPTGVFRPLRVGDIAVLCRTNTDVRRFAAALSREGLPVAVERQGLARTPHVELALAAYRWIADPSDRLALAEMARFFGDDPESDAWLHAAAEEGEEQLLAEVPIASALTALRSDILALTPAEALDAILALPQVIAKVEGWGDHAIRLDDLEALRGFARTYEAECLSSGAPATPSGFLLALKAADPERPPSLAADAIQVMTYHGAKGLEWPMVVLASLSWDPKARLFEPAAEVDGELDWRRPLANRWIRYWPWPYGLSGSGSDLEVSAVGSVMGQAASRRAVQEDTRLLYVGVTRARDYLVFAPPAKGTLNWLKVLDAPDGPPRLTFPPEGDNLIQVGDETFVADVQPLAAGDDAADRAIQQTFVRPAAPERPAAVLLHLRPSAAQGEAGWRIVETLDLGPRLRLDGVSDMASLGEAVHAILAYDSPARTLAVREADAQAILDRWGVAGFSARNALEASDRLHEALNQRWPTAQRRPEVPVTATLGEQLATGRIDLLIETATGFAIIDHKSFPGSPDQWADRAIHYAPQLAVYAEAVRAATGRPCEELFIHMPIVGALLRVARSGNDGGAP; translated from the coding sequence ATGGCTGGAACGATCCAGGTGGTCACCGCCGCTGCCGGCGCCGGCAAGACCACGCGCATCGTGGGCGACATCGCCGTGGATGTGGCCACGCGACCGCCTGAGGAGGTCGTGGCCACTACCTTCACCATCCGCGCCGCCGACGAGTTGGTGCAACGGGCGCGCACCGCTCTGTTCGGTCAGGGTCGGGTGGACCTGGCTGGCCGGTTGTTGGGCGCACGCTTTGGCACGGTCAACGCCGTCTGCGGCCAGATCGTGGGCGAATTCGCCCTGGAGCTTGGCCGCTCGACCGCCACCAATGTCATCGCCGACACCCAGGAGCCGCTGATCTTCGCCATTGCCGCTGACGGGGCGATCGGGACCCATGCGGCGATCCTCAATGAGCTGGCGGAAGCCTTCGGTCATGATGATCCGCAACCGCCGGGCCGCGATCCGCCGGACTGGCGAAAGACGGTGCGGTCTATCCTGACCTTGGCCCGCGCCAACGGCCTGTCCGCTGACGCCTTGGCGGCTTCGGCGGAACGCTCAGTGGCCAGCTATTTGGAGCTGTTCACCCCGCCAGCGGCAGACGCCGCGCCGCTGGATGCGGCCTTGGCCGCCGCCCTGGCCGAGGCCGTCGCCCACGCCCCTGCGACACCGAGCGCTTCCGCGGTCAAAGGCGGGATCGACCGGGTGCGGGCCGCCCACATTCGCACGTCCCGTGGCGAAGCGCTGACCTGGTCGGTCTGGGCCGGCCTTTGCAAGGTCAGTTGCGCGCCCACCAAGGACGGCCGGGACTATGACCGGGCTTTGCAAAGCGTGGCCGCGGCCGCCGGCCGGCACGGTGAGCATCCCCGGCTGAGGGCCGATGGGGTGCGCTTTATCCGCGAAATCTTCAGCTGCGCGGCCCAGGCACTGCAGGCCTACGAGGCGCACAAGGCGGAGCGCGGCCTGGTCGACTTCACCGATCAGGAGGCCTTGGCGCTTCAGGTCCTGAGCGATCCTGAGCTAGCCGGCCGGTTGCAGGAGCGGATCAGCCGGGTCTTTGTGGATGAGTTTCAGGACTCCAGCCCGCTGCAGTTGGCGGTGTTCACGGCCCTAGCCGAGATCGCCGACGCCAGCACCTGGGTGGGCGATCCGAAGCAGGCGATCTATGCGTTCCGCGGCGCCGATACAGAACTAACCCAAGCGGCTTTTGCCGGCGCGGCCGCGGCGGCAGAAGGTGATGTGTTGTCGGTGTCCTGGCGCAGCCGGCCTGACATTGTGCGCCTCGCCAACACCGCCTTCGGTCCAGCCTTTGAGCGCATGGGCCTGCCGCCGGAGCGGCATGCCTTTTCCCGAGCGGCCCGCAGCGACGTCGGCTTCGACAAGGAGGCGCTGGCCTACTGGCCCCTGATCGGCAAGGTCGAAGAACAGGCGGCCGGCCTGGCCCGCGGCGTGCGCCGCGCGCTTGACGACGCGAGGACCTGGACGGTCGAAGAACCGACGGGCGTTTTCCGGCCACTCCGGGTCGGCGACATCGCCGTGCTTTGTCGCACCAATACCGATGTGAGGCGGTTCGCGGCGGCGCTGAGTCGGGAAGGCCTGCCGGTGGCGGTCGAGCGTCAGGGTTTGGCGCGCACGCCGCACGTTGAGCTGGCGTTGGCCGCCTATCGCTGGATCGCCGATCCCTCCGATCGCCTGGCTTTGGCCGAGATGGCGCGCTTCTTCGGCGACGACCCGGAGTCCGACGCCTGGCTGCACGCCGCTGCGGAGGAGGGCGAGGAGCAATTGCTTGCCGAGGTGCCGATTGCGTCGGCGCTGACTGCGTTGCGGTCTGACATCCTCGCCCTAACCCCGGCCGAGGCGCTCGATGCGATCCTGGCGCTGCCGCAGGTCATCGCCAAGGTCGAGGGATGGGGCGACCACGCGATCCGGCTTGACGATCTGGAGGCCCTGCGGGGGTTCGCGCGGACCTATGAGGCCGAATGTCTGTCGTCCGGCGCGCCGGCGACCCCATCGGGCTTCCTGCTGGCGCTGAAAGCCGCCGATCCGGAGCGGCCGCCAAGCCTTGCCGCCGACGCGATCCAGGTGATGACCTACCATGGCGCCAAGGGCCTTGAATGGCCGATGGTGGTGCTGGCCAGCCTGTCTTGGGATCCCAAGGCACGGCTGTTCGAGCCGGCCGCGGAGGTGGATGGTGAGCTCGATTGGCGCCGGCCCTTGGCGAACCGGTGGATCCGCTACTGGCCCTGGCCTTACGGGCTCTCCGGTTCAGGAAGCGATCTTGAGGTCAGCGCTGTGGGGTCAGTCATGGGCCAGGCCGCCTCGCGTAGGGCCGTGCAGGAAGACACCCGCCTACTCTATGTCGGGGTGACCCGGGCGCGCGACTATTTGGTGTTTGCTCCCCCGGCTAAGGGGACTCTGAACTGGCTGAAAGTTCTCGATGCGCCAGACGGGCCGCCGCGGCTGACGTTCCCGCCCGAAGGTGACAACCTGATCCAGGTGGGCGACGAGACCTTCGTCGCGGATGTGCAGCCCCTTGCCGCCGGCGATGACGCCGCAGATCGGGCTATCCAACAGACCTTTGTTCGGCCGGCAGCCCCAGAGCGGCCGGCAGCGGTGCTGCTGCATCTGCGGCCAAGTGCTGCTCAGGGGGAGGCGGGCTGGCGTATCGTTGAGACGCTGGATCTTGGCCCGCGGCTTCGGCTCGACGGCGTCAGCGACATGGCGAGCCTTGGCGAAGCCGTTCATGCCATCCTGGCCTACGACAGTCCGGCCCGCACCCTTGCCGTGCGCGAGGCGGACGCCCAGGCCATCCTCGATCGGTGGGGTGTCGCCGGGTTCTCTGCGCGTAACGCACTCGAAGCGTCTGATCGTCTTCACGAGGCGCTGAACCAAAGATGGCCGACGGCACAGCGCAGGCCGGAAGTTCCGGTGACCGCGACCCTGGGCGAGCAACTCGCGACCGGGCGGATCGACTTGCTTATTGAGACGGCCACGGGGTTCGCCATCATCGATCACAAAAGCTTCCCGGGGTCTCCCGATCAGTGGGCGGACCGGGCGATCCACTATGCCCCGCAGCTCGCCGTCTACGCTGAGGCGGTGCGGGCGGCCACCGGCCGGCCCTGTGAGGAACTCTTCATTCACATGCCGATTGTCGGCGCTCTTCTGCGGGTGGCCAGATCGGGGAATGACGGGGGCGCGCCATGA
- a CDS encoding phosphatase, translated as MIEVYPNLFVGSQDDEAAIRGQAGWFVVHACKEPYHRHALGYTGQGAPKQHPEYLLAERPGRLILNLVDVAQVSFIAPIIVDTALGAVDRHIASAKVLIHCNQGFSRSPSIALLYLLKHTNALGSQEPAAALAAFRRLYPPYAPAQGMADYVRLNWANYLPPAKS; from the coding sequence ATGATCGAGGTATATCCCAACCTCTTCGTCGGATCTCAGGACGATGAGGCGGCCATTCGCGGGCAGGCCGGGTGGTTTGTGGTGCACGCTTGCAAGGAGCCTTATCACCGCCATGCGCTCGGCTACACCGGCCAGGGGGCGCCGAAGCAGCACCCGGAATATCTGCTGGCGGAGCGCCCGGGGCGATTGATCCTCAACCTGGTCGATGTTGCGCAGGTCTCCTTCATCGCGCCGATCATCGTGGACACGGCGCTGGGCGCTGTCGACCGCCATATCGCAAGCGCCAAGGTCCTGATCCACTGCAACCAGGGCTTTTCGCGGTCGCCGTCGATCGCCTTGCTCTATCTGCTGAAGCACACCAATGCACTGGGCTCTCAAGAGCCCGCAGCGGCTCTGGCCGCCTTTCGCAGACTTTACCCGCCCTATGCGCCCGCACAGGGTATGGCGGACTATGTGCGGCTGAACTGGGCGAATTACCTGCCGCCAGCTAAATCCTAA